The nucleotide window TTATTAAAAATTTTTTCATTGATTTTGAAGTAAAAATAGTCAAATTATTATAATTTATTGCCTCTTTTCCAAAATATATTAGACCAGTATAATGGCCAATATGGGCATGTGTTAAAAATACTGCTTCTAGGTGATCATCAGGAAAATTATATTTTTGAGCAGTTTTATTTAGAGATTGCAATTGTGCAGGAAAATGAGGTGTAGCGTCTATAATATAGCTTTTTTTATTTTTAACATCTAAAATTCCAAGTGAAGCAGGCAATCTAATTAAATTTCTGTCTTTTTTGGCTGCTATACAATTAGGACAGGAACAATCAGGTTGGGGGTATCCCCCGTCCTGTGCCGTTCCCAGTACTTTAATTAGAATTTTGTTCATTATTATTACCTCCTGAGATAGTTAACGGATACAAGTTGTCAATTTCGCTATTCTGTCTTTGCTATTGAAATACCAGTTACACCATATATTAAATTAAATAAAATAGCAAGCATAGGAAAAAACAATAATGGTATGAATTCCCCGGGAGCTACCCCCAACATATTTGCCGCAAAAATTGCTGGAACTCCCCAGGGAACTAATGTTATACCAACAGTTCCACCAGCTTCAACAATTCGGCTTAAATTTTTACTGTGTAAATTCATTTTTTTAAAAGAAGAAGAAAACATTTTTCCAGGTATAATTATAGCTAAAACCTGTGCTCCAGTACTTAAACCTATTAAAAATGAACTTATTAAAGATGTTACTAGTAACTGTTGTTCTCCTTTAACTAAGTTCATTATTTTACTAACAATAGTCTGCAGTATACCTACTTTTTGCATAATTCCACCAAGAGCAGCAGCTGTAATAAGTAATATTATTGTTCCTCCCATGGAATTTATTCCACCTCTATTAAATAAATCATTAATCATAGTTATATCACTTTGGGCATTAAAACCAGATGTAAAAGCACTAAAAACACTAACTAATGTTGCACTTTGAAAAATCAAAGCGAAAATCCCTCCTGAAATAGAAACTGATAAGAGAGTTGGAATTGCTGGTGTTTTTTTAACAGCAAGAATTATAGTAATTATAGGTAAAATAAACAATATGGGGGTTAAATTAAATGTATTTTCCAGTCCAAACATTAATGAATTTATTTCATCTGTTCCCTTAACATTACTGCTAACATAATTTAGACCGATTATTCCATAAATTATAAGTGAGATAAAAAAAGCCGGAATAGTATCCCATAACATATGTCCAACATGTTCAAATAAATTACTTTCCGTCATAGCAGCTGCAATATTTGTTGTATCGGATAAAGGAGATAATTTATCTCCAAAAAATGCTCCAGAAATTATTGCTGCTGCAGTAAGAGCAGAAGGAAAACCCATAGAATTGCCAATTGTAATAAGGGCAATC belongs to Halanaerobiales bacterium and includes:
- the nhaC gene encoding Na+/H+ antiporter NhaC, with the protein product MKKSKITFQMAILPIVVLLLTGALSVFFWSVGMLVPLISSIITTGVIGIYYNYTWNELEDGLKKGVANALPAVFILLIVGSIIGTWIASGVIPVMIYYGLKFLNPTIFVPLAALITAIVATTLGTSFTSIATVGIALITIGNSMGFPSALTAAAIISGAFFGDKLSPLSDTTNIAAAMTESNLFEHVGHMLWDTIPAFFISLIIYGIIGLNYVSSNVKGTDEINSLMFGLENTFNLTPILFILPIITIILAVKKTPAIPTLLSVSISGGIFALIFQSATLVSVFSAFTSGFNAQSDITMINDLFNRGGINSMGGTIILLITAAALGGIMQKVGILQTIVSKIMNLVKGEQQLLVTSLISSFLIGLSTGAQVLAIIIPGKMFSSSFKKMNLHSKNLSRIVEAGGTVGITLVPWGVPAIFAANMLGVAPGEFIPLLFFPMLAILFNLIYGVTGISIAKTE
- a CDS encoding MBL fold metallo-hydrolase, which codes for MNKILIKVLGTAQDGGYPQPDCSCPNCIAAKKDRNLIRLPASLGILDVKNKKSYIIDATPHFPAQLQSLNKTAQKYNFPDDHLEAVFLTHAHIGHYTGLIYFGKEAINYNNLTIFTSKSMKKFLIKNQPWKSLIENNNINLSLFKFEKNIEEITRPKIKAIKVPHRAEYTDTASFLIKGESKTLFYLPDIDSWQNFKKKFNKVSSSSDLLLVDGTFFDKKELTKYRGRNIQNVP